From Polynucleobacter difficilis, a single genomic window includes:
- a CDS encoding DMT family transporter, which produces MNAPQKEPKLEIDPVKLPDDRKSSLDLQAIILITGCCLIWGYQQIAIQAIADEVPLLMQLTVRSVIASACVWVWMMFKGIRPFQSDRTLMPGVIAGLLFFAEFVLLYSALEHTNTSRAITFLYLAPFIVALVLPIFIPAERLNWMQSIGLLIAFGGLAFAFHDGFSSGATHFLLGDIAVIGAATAWAFTTIVVRTTALGQIQPERTLFFQLFFSSIALIGLCFAYEIPPPETLSINAMASLFLQSVIIAAASYLFWFWLLRHYLASKVSAFSFLTPMFGLLFGFFLAGDPINSSLIAAFISIVLGIYLVNRRQTI; this is translated from the coding sequence ATGAATGCACCCCAAAAAGAGCCCAAATTGGAGATAGACCCGGTAAAACTGCCGGACGATCGTAAGTCGAGCTTGGATTTACAAGCAATCATCCTGATAACGGGGTGTTGTTTGATTTGGGGCTATCAGCAGATCGCCATCCAGGCAATAGCGGACGAAGTGCCTCTGCTGATGCAATTAACCGTTCGTTCGGTTATTGCCAGTGCATGCGTATGGGTCTGGATGATGTTTAAAGGGATTAGGCCGTTTCAGTCAGACCGCACACTCATGCCAGGTGTGATTGCTGGCCTTCTATTTTTTGCTGAGTTTGTCTTGCTGTATTCGGCGCTCGAGCACACCAATACATCGCGTGCCATTACCTTTTTGTATTTAGCCCCATTTATTGTGGCGCTAGTGTTGCCGATCTTTATACCGGCAGAGCGCCTAAATTGGATGCAGTCGATTGGTTTGCTTATTGCTTTTGGCGGCTTGGCATTCGCTTTTCACGATGGATTTTCAAGTGGCGCTACGCACTTTTTATTGGGTGACATTGCAGTCATTGGCGCTGCTACGGCATGGGCATTCACAACCATTGTGGTGCGGACGACTGCGCTTGGACAAATTCAGCCAGAGCGCACTTTGTTCTTCCAGTTGTTTTTCTCGTCCATCGCCTTAATAGGCCTTTGTTTCGCCTATGAAATCCCGCCACCAGAAACGCTATCGATCAATGCAATGGCCTCTCTATTTCTCCAGTCTGTCATTATTGCGGCTGCCAGTTATTTATTTTGGTTTTGGCTTTTACGTCATTACCTTGCCAGCAAGGTATCTGCTTTCAGCTTCTTAACGCCAATGTTTGGATTGCTCTTCGGGTTTTTTCTCGCAGGCGACCCAATCAATAGCAGTCTGATCGCTGCTTTTATTTCAATTGTGCTGGGTATTTATTTGGTCAATCGCCGGCAAACAATCTAA
- a CDS encoding carboxymuconolactone decarboxylase family protein — MAKSDRFEKGMVVRRKVLGDAYVDQAMQKADDFSMPLQDFVTENAWGTVWVREGLTLKQRSLITVSAIIAMNRPHELKLHIRGAINNGVTKVELREVFLHCGAYCGAPAVVDAFRIAREVFAEDATAAG, encoded by the coding sequence ATGGCAAAGAGCGATCGATTTGAAAAAGGAATGGTAGTGCGCCGCAAGGTATTGGGGGATGCCTATGTCGACCAAGCAATGCAGAAGGCAGATGATTTCTCAATGCCGCTGCAGGATTTTGTGACTGAAAATGCGTGGGGTACGGTGTGGGTGCGAGAGGGCTTAACGCTCAAGCAGCGCAGCTTAATTACGGTGTCCGCTATCATTGCCATGAATCGACCGCATGAGCTGAAGTTGCACATTCGCGGCGCCATCAACAATGGCGTAACCAAGGTAGAGCTGCGCGAAGTCTTTTTGCACTGTGGCGCCTACTGTGGCGCGCCCGCGGTAGTGGATGCGTTTCGGATTGCGCGCGAAGTATTTGCGGAAGACGCTACAGCAGCAGGCTAG
- a CDS encoding DMT family transporter — MKSDTKGMLIGFGGIAIFSMTLPVSKIAVQVLDPYFIVFGRAALAGLVALAYLVVIRAPLPGRATLPGFAMIALGAVFGFPLFITIAMTHGPSSNGAVILGILPLVTTVLGAVRFKERPSTGFWLSSLVGTGLVLLYALMQGAGQFSFFDGLLIAACVCAAVGYVEGAKLSNTMKPKIVISWALVFSLPISLLFSALSYQTNYIYADLDIWLSFAYLGIFSMFVGFFFWYEGLRIGGIARVSQVQLLQPFCTLLASSVLLGEPLTLLNLVFAALVVSTVMVGKRMLVKAPKPTPPL; from the coding sequence GTGAAGAGTGATACCAAAGGCATGTTGATCGGGTTTGGTGGCATAGCCATCTTTAGCATGACCTTGCCAGTGAGCAAAATAGCAGTTCAAGTCCTTGACCCCTATTTCATTGTGTTTGGTCGGGCGGCCTTGGCGGGATTGGTTGCCTTGGCATACCTTGTTGTCATTCGAGCTCCCTTGCCTGGACGCGCTACCTTGCCAGGATTTGCCATGATCGCTCTGGGGGCAGTTTTTGGGTTTCCTTTGTTTATTACGATTGCCATGACGCACGGCCCTTCATCCAATGGCGCAGTGATCTTAGGCATCTTGCCTTTGGTTACTACCGTGCTGGGCGCTGTGCGCTTTAAAGAGCGGCCGTCCACCGGGTTTTGGCTGAGCTCACTCGTTGGCACGGGATTAGTCTTGCTCTACGCTCTGATGCAGGGCGCCGGACAATTTTCTTTTTTCGATGGATTGTTGATCGCAGCCTGTGTTTGCGCTGCTGTCGGTTATGTCGAGGGCGCGAAGCTGTCCAACACGATGAAACCGAAAATCGTGATCTCATGGGCGCTGGTTTTTTCACTGCCAATTAGCTTGCTTTTCAGCGCTCTGAGCTACCAGACAAACTACATCTATGCAGACCTTGATATTTGGCTTAGCTTTGCCTATCTGGGTATTTTTTCGATGTTTGTGGGCTTCTTTTTTTGGTATGAGGGCCTGCGCATTGGCGGTATTGCCCGTGTTAGCCAAGTTCAGCTACTTCAGCCCTTTTGCACCCTGCTGGCATCCAGCGTTCTATTGGGCGAGCCATTGACCCTGCTTAATTTGGTGTTTGCTGCCCTGGTGGTTTCCACCGTCATGGTGGGCAAGCGCATGCTGGTGAAGGCGCCCAAGCCAACGCCACCGCTGTAA
- a CDS encoding DUF1330 domain-containing protein codes for MAVHVLGLIELKDASAFEEYRKQVGATVEHYGGRITQRGVRGEVFWNELECKPFSAYVQLEFPTAIDAQRWAASPEYLALVPIRNQAMQLSLFSMLPSA; via the coding sequence ATGGCAGTGCATGTACTTGGCTTAATCGAACTAAAGGACGCGTCGGCGTTTGAAGAATACCGTAAGCAGGTTGGCGCTACGGTCGAACACTATGGAGGGCGAATTACACAACGCGGGGTACGTGGCGAGGTTTTTTGGAATGAGCTTGAATGTAAGCCTTTCTCTGCTTACGTACAGCTCGAGTTTCCCACCGCAATCGATGCCCAGCGCTGGGCCGCTAGTCCAGAATACCTAGCCTTGGTGCCGATTCGCAATCAAGCCATGCAGTTAAGCTTGTTTAGCATGCTGCCTAGCGCCTGA
- a CDS encoding DUF3313 domain-containing protein has product MKRRTLVSLLVMAPLVSALVACSSGPKIMSTTAMPESGFLPNYRLLQPVANTPDGTRIWRYRKAGVNPNTYTAVILDPIYLNQSQFTSEITPAVVAQAKRALEMSMREAVEGRRGMRIVTQPGPGVARISVGITGAEVSADGLKPWSFTPIGLAANAAAYASGVNSKTPALVIESKITDSQSNEFIGGGVITLEGETFRTGSGSIASFEDMAKRAVKLAMEVSANPTPTAMK; this is encoded by the coding sequence ATGAAGCGCAGAACATTAGTTTCACTCCTCGTAATGGCGCCGCTTGTAAGCGCTTTGGTAGCCTGCAGTAGCGGGCCCAAAATTATGTCTACGACCGCCATGCCAGAGTCTGGTTTTTTACCCAACTATCGCCTATTGCAGCCCGTTGCAAATACCCCCGATGGAACACGTATTTGGCGCTATCGCAAAGCGGGCGTTAATCCCAATACCTATACTGCCGTTATTTTGGACCCCATTTACTTGAATCAATCGCAATTTACGAGCGAGATTACACCTGCAGTAGTTGCGCAGGCAAAGCGCGCCCTAGAAATGTCGATGCGTGAAGCCGTTGAAGGTCGTCGTGGCATGCGCATCGTCACGCAACCTGGCCCTGGTGTAGCGCGCATATCGGTCGGTATTACGGGTGCTGAAGTTTCAGCCGACGGTCTAAAGCCGTGGAGCTTTACGCCAATCGGCCTTGCTGCCAATGCGGCAGCGTATGCCTCTGGCGTTAACTCTAAAACACCTGCATTGGTCATCGAGAGCAAAATTACCGACAGCCAATCAAATGAATTTATTGGCGGCGGCGTCATCACGCTAGAAGGGGAGACCTTCAGAACTGGCTCGGGCTCAATTGCCTCATTTGAGGACATGGCTAAGCGCGCAGTGAAGTTAGCCATGGAAGTCTCGGCCAACCCAACGCCAACCGCGATGAAATAA
- a CDS encoding peptide chain release factor 3 — MDPQQSQSPGQEVLRRRSFAIISHPDAGKTTLTEKLLLYAGAIQIAGSVKARKASRHATSDWMEIEKQRGISVASSVMQMEYRDCIINLLDTPGHQDFSEDTYRVLTAVDSALMVIDAANGVESQTLRLLEVCRARNTPLITFINKMDREVKRPLELMDEIENALGMEVVPFTWPVGMGKSFAGVIDIAKSKMRLFKAGEDRVSDSSDTLIDIHDPALQERLGSDLKEALAEVDLIRNAMPEFNLEAFLAGKQSPVFFGSAINNFGVREILNTLVELAPPPGSRKAIQREVLPSEGKFSAVVFKIQANMDPAHRDRVAFLRICSGHFQRGMRLKICRNGKEVRTNNALSFLSQRRDILDEAFPGDIIGLPNHGLLRLGDTLTEGEQLQFTGLPFFAPEIFKLVESADPLRSKQLRTGLMQLGEEGAIQVFRPMAGGIMLLGAFGQLQFEVVAHRLKSEYGAEVRLLPARYSLARWVSSTDSVALKKFTQENIHRMAEDVVGAAVFLATHKSELDVAQQRWESIEFHALREHAGLIYQSELAG; from the coding sequence ATCGATCCACAGCAGTCCCAATCCCCGGGCCAAGAAGTCCTTCGTCGCCGCAGCTTTGCCATCATCTCCCATCCAGATGCTGGCAAAACGACGCTGACTGAAAAGCTATTGTTGTACGCTGGGGCAATCCAAATTGCGGGTAGCGTCAAGGCCCGCAAGGCGAGTCGCCACGCGACATCGGACTGGATGGAAATCGAAAAACAGCGCGGCATCTCGGTTGCCAGCTCGGTAATGCAAATGGAATACCGCGATTGCATCATTAACTTGTTAGATACGCCAGGCCATCAAGACTTTTCTGAAGATACCTACCGAGTCTTAACGGCCGTGGACTCAGCACTGATGGTGATTGATGCTGCCAACGGCGTGGAATCACAGACCTTACGGCTCCTCGAAGTCTGCCGCGCCCGCAATACGCCACTCATTACCTTCATTAACAAGATGGATCGCGAAGTGAAGCGACCTCTTGAGCTAATGGATGAGATTGAAAATGCCCTTGGCATGGAAGTGGTGCCGTTTACTTGGCCCGTGGGCATGGGCAAATCATTTGCTGGCGTGATTGATATTGCGAAGTCAAAAATGCGACTCTTTAAAGCTGGAGAGGATCGCGTCTCCGATAGCTCTGACACTCTAATTGATATCCATGATCCAGCCCTGCAAGAACGGCTCGGCTCTGATCTGAAAGAAGCGCTGGCCGAAGTTGATTTGATTCGCAATGCCATGCCTGAATTTAATCTAGAGGCATTTTTAGCTGGCAAGCAATCTCCGGTGTTCTTTGGCTCGGCCATTAATAACTTTGGTGTTCGTGAAATTCTGAACACCTTGGTTGAGCTTGCACCGCCGCCAGGCTCTCGAAAGGCCATTCAGCGTGAAGTACTGCCGTCTGAGGGTAAGTTTTCTGCAGTGGTTTTTAAGATTCAAGCCAATATGGATCCTGCGCACCGCGATCGCGTTGCTTTTTTGCGGATCTGTTCCGGGCACTTTCAGCGCGGTATGCGATTAAAGATTTGCCGCAACGGCAAAGAAGTGCGCACCAATAATGCCCTGTCCTTTTTATCGCAGCGGCGCGACATTCTCGATGAGGCCTTCCCTGGCGACATCATTGGCTTGCCGAATCATGGCTTGCTTCGCTTAGGCGATACGCTGACCGAAGGCGAGCAACTGCAATTTACCGGCCTGCCTTTTTTTGCACCTGAAATTTTTAAATTAGTTGAGTCGGCTGATCCGCTCCGGTCCAAGCAATTGCGTACGGGCCTCATGCAGCTGGGCGAAGAGGGGGCCATTCAAGTGTTTAGACCAATGGCTGGCGGCATCATGCTGCTGGGCGCATTTGGTCAGCTCCAGTTTGAAGTAGTTGCACATCGCCTCAAGAGTGAGTACGGCGCTGAAGTGCGGCTATTGCCAGCGCGTTACAGCTTAGCCCGCTGGGTTAGCTCAACGGATTCGGTTGCTCTTAAAAAATTTACGCAAGAAAACATTCACCGCATGGCAGAAGACGTTGTTGGTGCCGCAGTGTTTTTAGCAACACATAAATCAGAACTGGATGTCGCACAGCAGCGCTGGGAAAGCATTGAGTTTCATGCCTTGCGTGAGCATGCTGGTCTGATCTATCAATCCGAGCTCGCCGGTTAG
- a CDS encoding pyridoxal-phosphate-dependent aminotransferase family protein: MLKLDAHASGRHFLHIPGPSPVPSRVLRAISYQTIDHRGPEFGQLGLKLLEDIKRIFKTKHSVIIYSSSGTGAWEAALVNTLSAGDHVLMYETGQFATLWKNMADKLGIYAEFLGKPGLEGWRRGVDAKLIEERLKKDTEHKIKAVCVVHNETSTGVTSNIAAVRKAMDDAKHPALLMVDTISGLASADYCHDAWGVDVTVSGSQKGLMLPPGLGFNALSPKALEANKKATLPKAFWAWDEILVSNKTGYWPTTPSTNLLYGLHEAIAMIESEGMDAVFARHQRLAKACRAAVTAWGLEILCQEPEVYSPVLTGVMLPEGFDADALRKLIQERYNLSLGTGLGKLKGRAFRIGHLGDCNELSLLAALSGCEMGMTAFGIPLKGSGVLAAQELLR, from the coding sequence ATGTTGAAATTAGATGCACACGCCTCAGGACGCCATTTTTTACATATTCCTGGACCAAGCCCGGTCCCTTCTCGCGTTCTGCGCGCCATTAGCTATCAAACCATTGATCACCGCGGCCCCGAGTTTGGCCAGCTTGGACTAAAGCTGCTCGAGGATATTAAGCGCATTTTTAAAACCAAGCACTCTGTGATTATTTATTCCTCATCGGGAACGGGAGCATGGGAGGCCGCTTTAGTAAACACCCTCTCGGCTGGCGATCATGTTTTGATGTATGAAACCGGTCAGTTTGCAACCCTGTGGAAAAACATGGCCGATAAGCTCGGCATCTATGCTGAGTTTTTGGGTAAGCCCGGGCTGGAAGGTTGGCGCAGGGGCGTTGATGCGAAGCTCATTGAAGAGCGCCTCAAAAAAGATACCGAGCACAAAATCAAAGCGGTCTGTGTGGTGCACAACGAAACATCCACTGGTGTGACATCTAATATTGCTGCTGTGCGCAAAGCAATGGACGATGCCAAGCATCCTGCGTTGCTGATGGTCGATACCATTTCCGGTTTGGCATCGGCAGACTACTGCCACGATGCCTGGGGGGTCGACGTGACAGTAAGCGGATCGCAAAAAGGCTTAATGCTGCCGCCTGGCCTAGGCTTTAATGCCTTATCTCCCAAGGCGCTCGAAGCCAATAAAAAAGCAACACTACCAAAAGCCTTTTGGGCCTGGGATGAGATTCTGGTTTCCAATAAAACCGGGTACTGGCCAACCACGCCGTCGACTAACCTGCTCTATGGTTTGCATGAAGCCATTGCGATGATTGAGTCAGAGGGCATGGATGCGGTATTTGCGCGTCACCAGCGTTTAGCTAAAGCCTGCCGAGCCGCAGTGACTGCGTGGGGCCTCGAAATTCTGTGCCAAGAGCCCGAGGTATATTCGCCCGTCTTGACCGGTGTAATGCTGCCTGAGGGATTTGATGCGGATGCATTGCGTAAGCTCATTCAGGAGCGCTATAACTTATCTTTAGGCACTGGCCTTGGCAAGCTCAAGGGCCGCGCATTCCGGATTGGCCACTTGGGTGATTGCAATGAACTCAGTCTCTTGGCGGCATTAAGTGGCTGCGAAATGGGCATGACTGCGTTTGGCATTCCGCTGAAAGGCAGTGGCGTTTTGGCTGCGCAAGAGTTGCTACGCTAG
- a CDS encoding alpha-hydroxy acid oxidase: MPVITNIEDLRVLHQKRTPKMFYDYADSGSWTESTYRANESDFQKIKLRQRVAVNMVNRTTKTTMIGEEVTMPVALAPTGLTGMQCADGEILAAKAAEKFGVPFCLSTMSICSIEDVAEHTTKPFWFQLYVMKDRAFIERLIERARVAKCSALVLTLDLQILGQRHKDLKNGLSAPPKLTIPNILNMMTKPRWCLGMAMTQRRTFRNIVGHATGVGNMSSLSSWTAEQFDPGLNWGDVEWIKKRWGGKLIIKGILDEGDARLAADSGADALIVSNHGGRQLDGAISSIQALPGIVNAVGKDIEVWMDGGIRSGQDVLKAWALGARGTLIGRPFLYGLGAMGEAGVTKCLEIIHKELDITMAFTGHRDIQDVTKDILYPGTF, translated from the coding sequence ATGCCCGTTATTACCAATATTGAAGACTTGCGCGTACTGCACCAAAAACGCACGCCCAAGATGTTTTATGACTATGCGGATTCGGGCTCGTGGACAGAATCCACCTACCGCGCCAATGAATCGGATTTTCAGAAAATAAAATTGCGCCAGCGCGTTGCCGTGAACATGGTAAACCGCACCACCAAAACAACCATGATCGGCGAAGAAGTGACCATGCCGGTCGCTTTGGCTCCAACTGGATTAACCGGCATGCAATGCGCCGATGGCGAAATTTTGGCAGCCAAAGCAGCAGAGAAGTTCGGCGTGCCATTCTGCTTATCGACCATGAGTATTTGCTCGATTGAAGATGTTGCCGAGCACACCACAAAACCATTTTGGTTTCAGCTCTATGTCATGAAAGACAGGGCCTTCATCGAGCGCTTAATTGAGCGTGCGCGCGTCGCCAAATGTTCTGCGCTTGTTCTTACTTTGGATTTGCAAATTCTGGGGCAGCGCCATAAAGATCTAAAAAATGGTTTGAGCGCTCCTCCTAAACTCACCATTCCCAACATTCTTAATATGATGACCAAGCCGCGCTGGTGTCTTGGGATGGCCATGACGCAACGTAGAACCTTTCGCAATATTGTGGGTCATGCTACTGGCGTAGGCAATATGTCATCCCTGTCTTCGTGGACTGCTGAGCAGTTTGATCCGGGCCTCAATTGGGGTGATGTCGAATGGATTAAAAAACGCTGGGGTGGAAAGCTCATCATTAAGGGAATATTGGATGAGGGCGATGCGCGCCTCGCAGCCGATTCCGGCGCAGATGCACTGATCGTCTCCAATCATGGCGGCCGTCAACTGGATGGGGCAATTTCGAGCATTCAGGCCTTGCCCGGCATCGTTAATGCCGTTGGTAAAGACATTGAGGTCTGGATGGATGGCGGCATCCGCTCTGGCCAAGATGTTTTAAAGGCCTGGGCTTTGGGTGCGCGCGGCACCTTGATTGGTCGCCCATTCTTGTACGGCCTGGGCGCCATGGGTGAGGCTGGCGTAACCAAATGCCTCGAGATTATTCACAAAGAGCTCGATATCACGATGGCCTTTACAGGTCACCGTGATATTCAAGATGTGACGAAAGATATTTTGTATCCCGGCACGTTCTAG
- a CDS encoding pseudouridine synthase, with the protein MEQFRVSKLLSELGLCSRREADSYIEQGLVTVDGKVVSELGSRAYRSQKIELRLDAQKQQAARVTVILNKPIGYISHRDDDQEYQPAASLITPENFFSGDSKHTGRFNTKGLAPAGRLDIDSSGMLVLTQDGRIAKLLIGENSPIEKEYLVRVEGKLSFDDLDLLRHGLILDDQELKPAKVSWQNEDQLRFVLREGRKRQIRRMCELVGLRVLGLKRVRMGRISLGPLPVGQWRFLRPEERF; encoded by the coding sequence ATGGAACAATTTCGCGTCTCTAAACTGCTTTCCGAACTCGGTCTGTGCTCACGGCGCGAGGCCGACTCCTATATCGAGCAAGGCCTCGTTACGGTGGATGGCAAGGTGGTGTCTGAGCTCGGTTCTCGCGCATACCGCAGTCAAAAAATTGAATTGCGCTTAGACGCCCAGAAACAGCAAGCCGCTCGCGTCACCGTCATCCTCAATAAGCCCATTGGCTATATCTCCCATCGAGATGATGATCAAGAGTACCAGCCAGCAGCCTCACTCATTACTCCTGAAAACTTTTTTTCGGGCGACTCTAAACACACCGGCCGCTTTAATACCAAGGGCTTAGCTCCAGCAGGTCGGCTGGACATTGATTCAAGCGGCATGCTGGTCTTAACGCAAGATGGGCGCATCGCCAAACTGTTGATTGGTGAAAATAGCCCAATTGAAAAAGAATATTTAGTGCGGGTGGAAGGCAAGCTCTCGTTTGACGACCTGGACTTACTTCGTCACGGGCTGATCCTTGATGATCAAGAGCTCAAACCTGCCAAGGTCAGTTGGCAAAACGAAGATCAATTACGCTTTGTATTGCGTGAAGGCCGTAAACGCCAAATCCGCAGAATGTGTGAGCTCGTTGGCCTTCGGGTCTTGGGTTTAAAACGGGTGCGCATGGGCCGGATTTCCTTAGGCCCGCTGCCCGTTGGTCAATGGCGGTTTTTGCGCCCAGAAGAGCGCTTCTAA
- a CDS encoding sodium-dependent bicarbonate transport family permease yields the protein MNNFLDPAILFFVFGAFAGLIKSNLEIPQPIARFLSLYLLMALGLKGGFALQKSGFTQEIGLALGLAIFLAIIIPIIAYALLRTRLNNYDSAAIAATYGSVSAVTFITATQFLSNQDIPYGGHMAAAMALMESPAIILAIVLANKARVSSTSKAQSIGLSKVLHESFTDGAQLLLLGSMAVGMLSGEDGQRIMAPFSIDLFKGMLAFFLLDMGLMAAKNFSGIKGKPLIVLLYALVAPLVHAGIALVLCTLLKLPLGDTILLMVLAASASYIAVPAVLRHALPEVNPALYMGMSLGITFPFNIILGIPLYSFAAQLLR from the coding sequence GTGAATAACTTCCTTGATCCCGCCATCCTCTTTTTTGTGTTTGGTGCTTTTGCTGGCCTGATTAAGTCCAATTTAGAGATTCCGCAGCCGATTGCGCGCTTTCTGTCGCTGTATTTGTTAATGGCCTTAGGGCTAAAAGGCGGCTTTGCACTCCAGAAATCCGGTTTTACTCAAGAGATTGGTTTGGCGCTGGGCCTCGCTATCTTTTTGGCCATCATTATTCCAATCATTGCGTATGCGTTACTGCGAACCCGGCTAAACAATTACGACTCCGCCGCTATCGCCGCAACGTATGGCTCTGTAAGTGCAGTTACTTTTATTACAGCAACCCAATTTCTGAGCAATCAAGATATTCCATACGGCGGACACATGGCTGCAGCGATGGCGCTCATGGAATCGCCCGCCATTATTTTGGCCATTGTATTAGCCAATAAAGCTCGTGTGAGCAGTACTAGCAAGGCTCAGTCGATTGGTTTGTCTAAGGTATTGCATGAATCATTTACCGACGGCGCGCAACTTTTATTGCTTGGATCCATGGCGGTGGGTATGCTCAGCGGTGAAGATGGTCAGCGCATCATGGCGCCATTTTCAATTGATTTGTTTAAGGGAATGTTGGCGTTCTTTCTCTTGGATATGGGCCTGATGGCAGCAAAAAATTTCAGCGGCATTAAAGGCAAGCCGCTGATCGTATTGCTGTATGCACTGGTTGCGCCTTTGGTGCACGCAGGCATTGCTTTGGTCCTCTGCACCCTATTGAAATTGCCATTGGGGGATACGATCCTATTAATGGTGCTTGCCGCTAGCGCGTCGTACATTGCAGTACCGGCGGTGTTACGCCATGCTCTGCCCGAAGTTAATCCAGCGCTCTATATGGGAATGTCCTTGGGCATCACCTTCCCCTTCAACATCATTCTTGGCATCCCGCTGTATTCATTTGCGGCTCAACTGTTGCGATAG
- a CDS encoding LpxL/LpxP family acyltransferase encodes MLNRSLAKAYFGTTKPILIKAAFNYVGVAFLLLLSILPYRIVVLFGYGLGAVAARIPGKRNRVVKTNLRLCFPQLSHSEINAIANEHWQLLGRSIAERGIIWLGSAQAVSNMIEVRSAVDLGDKKPRILVNMHFTGIEGSIVISALAEKRGWPRTSGLFQRMKNSFFNERIIRWRNRFGGNAIDRQGNLLALIREIRKGNLIIIAPDLDLGLKDSVFVPFFGVQTNTITAVSRLASIAQAEVCMMVTTLLPDRSRYSCVIGKPIDGFPSDDPVADTARLNAIYEAEIRQHIAEYYWVHKRFKNRPDGQASHY; translated from the coding sequence ATGTTAAATCGCTCACTAGCCAAAGCCTACTTCGGTACAACAAAGCCAATCTTGATTAAAGCGGCGTTTAATTATGTGGGTGTAGCTTTTTTGCTACTCCTATCGATCTTGCCTTACCGCATCGTAGTGCTGTTTGGATATGGGCTCGGCGCAGTGGCGGCGCGGATACCCGGGAAACGCAACCGGGTTGTTAAAACTAACTTACGACTGTGCTTTCCACAACTCAGTCATTCCGAAATCAATGCAATCGCGAACGAGCACTGGCAACTATTGGGTCGCAGCATTGCAGAACGGGGAATTATTTGGCTGGGCAGTGCGCAAGCCGTATCCAACATGATTGAGGTTCGCTCTGCGGTCGACTTAGGTGACAAAAAGCCCCGTATCTTAGTCAATATGCACTTTACGGGCATCGAAGGCAGTATTGTCATTAGCGCCCTAGCAGAGAAGCGAGGCTGGCCTCGTACATCTGGACTCTTTCAGCGCATGAAGAATTCTTTTTTCAATGAGCGGATCATTCGCTGGCGAAATCGCTTTGGCGGAAATGCCATTGATCGCCAAGGGAACTTACTAGCGCTGATTCGTGAAATTCGCAAAGGCAATCTAATCATCATTGCACCTGATTTAGATCTTGGCCTTAAGGATTCTGTGTTCGTACCTTTTTTTGGCGTCCAGACCAACACCATTACGGCCGTGTCTCGCCTTGCCTCAATTGCTCAAGCAGAAGTGTGCATGATGGTTACCACTTTATTGCCAGACCGTTCGCGCTACTCCTGCGTTATTGGTAAACCCATTGATGGCTTTCCAAGCGATGATCCTGTTGCCGACACAGCAAGGCTAAACGCAATCTACGAAGCCGAGATCCGCCAACATATTGCGGAGTACTACTGGGTGCATAAGCGCTTTAAGAATCGCCCCGACGGTCAGGCTAGCCACTACTGA